The Suncus etruscus isolate mSunEtr1 chromosome 15, mSunEtr1.pri.cur, whole genome shotgun sequence genome contains the following window.
CTGGCCTGTCTCAAGGTTACCTTATCCTCCTTCagttctgtttttattgtttttgattgggggccacatccagcaatgctcaggagttactcctggctctctgctgagCGATGGCTCTTGGTAGTGCTCGAGGACCCTTGGaaagcctgggatcaaacccagcttggccacatgcgaggcagaCATCCTTCCCCCTGttgtatctatctctatctctctgaccccagcgtttctttttttttttttttttttttggtttttgggccacacccgatggtgctcaagggttactcctggctgtctgctcagaaatagctcctggcaggcacgggggaccatatgggacaccgggatttgaaccaaccacctttggtcctggatcggctgcttgcaaggcaaacaccgctgtgctatctctccgggccccccagcatttctttattaaataaaactttgtcTCTAAAATATTCTTTGTCCTTTCTTGGAGCTGGAGTCATAATACAATGGgaaagggtgtttgtcttgcatgcgacttAACCAGATTCAgtgtctggcatcccataaagtctcctgagcaccatcaggagtaatccttgagtgcagaaccagaatcAGCTCTGAACTCCCccaaatgtgacccccaaaatttaaaaattaaatacctcAGCCACTGACCATCCGAGGGACTATTTAGGGAAGGTTGGAAAATGCAGACCTTGACAACTCCTGACTGATCCACCACACTAGCCCTCAAGACTCCAAGGGCCCCTAGGGTACTTGGTCCATTAGTGCCAGCTCCGTGCCTGACCCCAGATGCTCCGTCCTTCACCCTAGAGTCCAAGTACGAAAGTATGGGGAGCAGAAGAAACTGTTCATTTTTCCTGGACTCCTACCGGAAACGCCCCCTGAACCAGAGCTCCCAAAACCAACAGCACATCTGGCTGTGGAAACTTCCAAGGTGGAGGGCGGTGAGCGATGCTGGCTGGGCTGGGGGTGGCGGGGGGAACGCGGTATCCCCATTTTTCTACTGCCTGACTCATCCTCTATCTTCCCCCAGCTCCAGAGAGCAAAGCCGAGGTGCCAGCCAAAGTGAATTTAAAGCCCACGATGCCTGCAGGGAGACAGCAGGTGAGGGGGAAgttaagggagggaggggggacctCCATGTGCTAGAGCTCTGTTGACCTTCTGCCCCCTCAGACCCCCAGCAGGGAGGATACAGAGCAGGTGCTGGACCTGAGCCATCAAAATAACACCTACAACTTCAGCGTGAGTGTCCATGAGGGGTGCAGGGGCAGCACCTTGCTCCAGACTGGGGAACCCTATGAATCTCTGATGATGCATGCGCCCGTCTCTTCTCTTCACCCCCCGCCCTAGTTCCATGTGGTGATCGGCGCCAGCTCTGAGGAGGGCCAGTACAATCTCAACTTCCACAATTGCCACAACCTGGACCCCAACAAGGGTCAGCCCTTTGACATCACAGTGAGTGGGGGTAGAATAGGACTCCCCAGTGCTGGGAGGACTGGGATACGTACCTGTGCACCCTATTTGTTTGGTGGGTGGgaaccacatccagcaatgctcaggggctactcatggctctgcactcaggaatcactcctggcagtgctcaggggactctatgggatgcccaggattcaaCCCTGGGTggctgtacaaggcaagtgccctcccttctgtactattgaCTCCAGCCTCTGAGCACCCCATCTTTCTGCCCTGTACAAGGCTATGGGGTCCAGGAGATGAGATGAAGCTGGGGGCAGAAGGGAGAACTGGGTACATCATTCTTGGCATTTTAAGTTCAGAaccagcgggggggggggggggtgtatacCACCGCCCCTCAACATCCCTAACACCCTCCCAGGTCATGATCCGGGAGAAGAATCCCAATGGCTTCCTGTCTGCCTCGGAGATGCCGCTCTTCAGCCTCTACATGGTCATGGCCGCCTGCTTCCTGGCCGCGGGCATCTTCTGGGTGTCCGTCCTCTGCCGGAACACGTAATGCCGGGGAGCCCCAGGTTGGGGGAGCCTCTCCCACATCACACCTTGCCTTTCTGGACCTGGTGTCAGTATCTGGGTGGTCCCCAGCTCCTCCATGTCACCCTCTCTAGGTACAATGTCTACAAGATCCACTGGCTCATGGCGGCCCTGGCCTTCACCAAAAGCATCTCCTTGCTGTTCCATAGTGTGAGCACTGGGGCAAGGACACAGAGTGGGCGGGGCCACTGACCAAGCTATCTCATCTGCCTGGCCATCCACTTCCTGGGTGTGATCACTGCCCACTGTCCATTTTCTGGGCCCAGCTATCACAGCCTGTCTGTTTCCTGGGCATGGCCACTTCAAGCCTGTCCATTTCTTGGGCGTGGCCACCTCCAGTCTGTCCACTTTCTGGGCGTGGCTATAGCCCACTCTGTCCATTACAAACCTCCCATTTCCTCCTGGTACCTTGCCAGGTCAGACCAGTGGTCTGAGGTCTCCATGCTCATCTGTCCAGCTCTCCCTGTCCCTAGATGACATGTTGCAGAAGGTGGGGATCCCGGCtatccccccccccattcctccATCTGATTgtccgtctgtccgtctgtctcCAGATCAACTACTACTTCATCAACACCCAGGGCCGCCCCATTGAGGGCCTCGCTGTCATGCATTACATCACGCACCTGTGAGTGCCGTGTGGGTGTGGGGTCAGGAGTGGGGAACCAGGAGGGAGGGCAGCAGCAAGCAGCTCACCcattttctgccccccccccacaggcTGAAGGGGGCCCTCCTCTTCATCACCATCGCACTCATCGGCTCCGGCTGGGCCTTCGTCAAGTACGTGCTGTCCGACAAGGAGAAAAAGATCTTCGGCATCGTGATTCCGCTGCAGGTGTGTGAGTGGACGGTGCCCTCTCCCCTTGTGGGCTTCGGACCTCCACCTAGCTCCCCGACATCCCCATGGTTTCCCTCAGGTCCTGGCCAATGTCGCCTACATTGTCATTGAGTCCCGTGAGGAGGGGACCAGTGACTACATGCTCTGGAAGGAGATTCTCTTTCTGGTGGACCTCATCTGCTGCGGGACCATCCTCTTCCCGGTGGTCTGGTGAGGACCCCAACACATGCTTGGCGGTGGCAGGGCCTGCCCTGTGCACCCAGTGATCCTGCACTTCCTGTCTCCCCACCCTTCCCAGGTCCATTCGGCATCTCCAGGACGCCTCAGGCACTGATGGGAAAGGTGAAGGCCCTGCTCCCTCACCTGCCCCCAGTTCTTGCCCTCTGACCGGGGGAGGCCCACCCAGCATCTCTACACACTGGTTTCCCAGACACCCGTTTGCCCACGTTGGACGCATCTGTCCAGATTCAAGTTTCTCCATGACCCCCCAGGGTTGCCCTAGTTCTTTCCTGCCCTCTCCGCCCCTTCTCTACCCTCCTGCACCTCCTGCATTGCCCCAGCTCCCCCACCTTTGATCTATCCCACTTCTCACGCACTTGCACCTCCATCCTGACTCCTCTCTGTACCCACCCTTAAGTGGCAGTGAACCTGGCCAAGCTGAAACTGTTCCGGCATTACTATATCATGGTAAGCATCCTTGTAGGGGAGAGCTTGTGGTTGGCTGGTTGGGGACAGCTTCAGGTTGGTCCATCTACCCAACCCCTCCACTTGATGTCATTTGGTTCAGAGCCTTGGAAGGCAAGAGATGGGAGGAGGGCAGAGTCTAGAATTAGAGTGCGAGGGGTGGGGCCCCAAGAGCTCTGAAGGAATGGGGGTCTTGCTAGAGAGGGCGGGGCTCTGCCTGTCAGCTCCAGGACTGACTTTTCCAGTGTACCTCTAGAATCCTGGGGTTTGGGGGAGCGGGATGGCATTCCCAGTGGGCCTTTGGTACTCCCTCTGCCCTGGGCCCTCCCATGTCCCTACAGGTCATCTGCTACGTCTACTTCACGAGGATCATCGCCATCCTGCTCAGGGTGGCAGTGCCCTTCCAGTGGCAGTGGCTGCACCAGGTAAGGGCTTGAAGGGGGACAGGGGAGGCGGAGTCTGATGGTCCTGCTGTGCCACCTACCCCTTcccctcagttcttttttgtttttgtttttgttttttgttttcttctgggggtggttcacacctggcggcgctcgggaattactcctggctctgtgctcagaagtcgctcctggcagactcagggaacagacatatgggatgccgggattcaaaccggggtccggCTTGTgttgaccgcttgcaaggcaaacgccttactgctgtgctattgctccggccccttcccCCCAGTTCTTGGTGGAGGCCTCCACACTCGCTTTCTTCGTGCTCACCGGCTACAAGTTCCAGCCAGCAGGGGACAACCCCTACCTGCAGCTGCCCcaggaggatgaggaggatgtGCAGATGGAGCAAGTGTGAGCTTCTGGGGTGGCCCTACAAGTGGGCGGGGTCTGtgcaggggaggaggagggagttaAGTGGGCGGGACCCAAAGAGTGGGTcccagggaggaaggagaggcagGAGGGGGTGGAGCCTAGAGAGTAAGTGCTGGAGGGGTGGGGCTTGAAGATGGCTGGTGGAGAGGCGGGGCTCCAGATAGGAAGGTGGGGCTTGGGCTAGAAGGGGCGTGGTCTGGTTAAAGTGGGCGGGCCTAGAAATCTAGTGGCATCATGGGGCTCAGTGTAGGGGCGGGGCCTGAGGTGCATGGGGCGGGGCTTTGGCGGGGTGGGGCGGGCCCTGATTGGAAGGCCCAGTGcctctgacctaggactgacttttCCTGGTATCCCTTTAGAATGACGGATTCTGGATTCCGGGAAGGCCTGTCCAAAGTCAACCAGACCTCGAGTGGGCGATAGCTGTTGTGATCACCACTAGCCACCACGGTCGGACTTGACCTCCTAGCACCTCTCTATACACGTCCCTGCTCTTCTCAAAGCATGAGTAAAGATGAGAGCCATAGCCCTGTGCCCACACAGGGGCCCCCACACGAGTCTCCAGAGCCCCTTAAGACAGACAGGAacaccctcctttgccccccaaagACCCCATCGCCCAGTCCGGCGACTCCCCCATACTCCCCATCGCCCAGCTATACGATAATGACAGATCTTTTTGCTACTCGGGTTTTTGGCCTTTCTGGGGATTTGGGGCGTAACACAGAGGTTGTAGCTAAAGTTTATTGACACTTGTATTTGGGGCTGCGGCGTGGCCGAAGGGACGACACAGGGCCTGACAACAGGGGAAGTGTGCAAAAGGGTGGAGGGAAGAGACAATCAGACACAAGCACAGATGAGGGGCAGGGAGGGGGGCAGAGTGTAACCAAAGCTCTCGGGGCATGGAAGGCTCCAGAGGGCTAGTGACACCTGCCACAAGTGGCCCTCCGATACCACACATAACCTACACACTACCCAGTGTGGCCCTGGTGGTCCTCAGTGTTCCTGGGGAGACCAAATGGTGATGACTGTATGCCAACCctccaaaaaatgttttatagttcCACATAATCAATTTGCCTGATTGCACCAGCTTGCCTGTCACTCCAGACATGTGTATGTGGGAGTCCCTGATGTGGAACCTTCACCTTCCAAGTATAAAAACAGGCTCAGAGAAGGCACTGCAGAACTTACCACCTCTGTCCAGTGTGCATTCCAGGGTGCTTCGGTGGGTAGCG
Protein-coding sequences here:
- the GPR108 gene encoding protein GPR108, with product MAVSERRGLARGSPSDWGRRLVLLLLWGCCSGRIHRLALTGEKRADIQLNSFGFYTNGSLEVDLSLLRLGIPEKEEKIPKVGFSLTRVRSGSIRTYSNPDPLDCPLQKNSSSFLVLFLIDRKEHRVQVRKYGEQKKLFIFPGLLPETPPEPELPKPTAHLAVETSKVEGAPESKAEVPAKVNLKPTMPAGRQQTPSREDTEQVLDLSHQNNTYNFSFHVVIGASSEEGQYNLNFHNCHNLDPNKGQPFDITVMIREKNPNGFLSASEMPLFSLYMVMAACFLAAGIFWVSVLCRNTYNVYKIHWLMAALAFTKSISLLFHSINYYFINTQGRPIEGLAVMHYITHLLKGALLFITIALIGSGWAFVKYVLSDKEKKIFGIVIPLQVLANVAYIVIESREEGTSDYMLWKEILFLVDLICCGTILFPVVWSIRHLQDASGTDGKVAVNLAKLKLFRHYYIMVICYVYFTRIIAILLRVAVPFQWQWLHQFLVEASTLAFFVLTGYKFQPAGDNPYLQLPQEDEEDVQMEQVMTDSGFREGLSKVNQTSSGR